A section of the Pseudomonas lini genome encodes:
- a CDS encoding SulP family inorganic anion transporter, which translates to MAFPSRHSLFPFLTWLPRQTRASVGRDLIVGLSGAILALPQSIAYALIAGLPPEYGLYAAIIPVLIACLWGSSWHLICGPTAAISIVLYASVSPLAVPASQDYVTLILLLTLLAGIFQWLLGLLRFGALVNFVSHSVVLGFTLGAAVVIAIGQLPNLLGLDVPNQATALNSLVLLFSHLSEVDKPSLVLGLATVMIGIVLKLLVPRWPTLLIALALSGLLVWLWPAMFGHVQLVSAFVGRPPPFSPLPLDLDLVLRLLPSAVAVGMLGLVTSLSIARSLSARSQQLLDANQEVRAQGFSNMVGAFFSGSLSAGSFTRSALSYDAGACSPLAGVFSAVWVALFAIFGAVLIAHIPIPAMAGSILLIAWGLVDHRGIRALLRVSRAEFLVMALTCVATLLLELQTAIYAGVLASLFFYLKRTSQPRVQHWREGDEDILRVGGSIFFGASHYLQVRLQRMHGARVVIEAQQINFIDYSGVEMLHQEARRLLRQDRSLTLRRARPQVVEELRKLEGAEKCPIRFED; encoded by the coding sequence ATGGCCTTCCCCAGCCGCCATTCACTCTTTCCCTTCCTGACCTGGTTGCCCCGGCAAACCCGCGCCAGCGTCGGCCGTGATCTGATTGTAGGCCTGAGCGGCGCGATTCTCGCGTTGCCACAATCCATTGCCTACGCCTTGATTGCCGGTCTCCCACCGGAATACGGGTTGTACGCCGCGATTATCCCGGTGCTGATCGCCTGTCTCTGGGGTTCGTCGTGGCATTTGATCTGCGGTCCTACGGCGGCCATTTCCATCGTCCTGTACGCCAGCGTCAGTCCTCTGGCCGTCCCCGCGTCGCAGGACTACGTCACGCTGATCCTGCTTCTGACACTCCTTGCGGGCATTTTCCAGTGGCTGCTGGGTTTGCTGCGTTTCGGCGCCTTGGTGAATTTCGTCTCTCACTCGGTGGTGCTGGGCTTCACCCTTGGCGCAGCGGTGGTGATTGCCATTGGGCAACTGCCGAACTTGCTGGGGCTGGATGTGCCCAACCAGGCCACGGCGCTGAACAGCCTGGTGCTGCTGTTCAGTCATCTCAGTGAGGTGGACAAACCCTCGCTGGTACTAGGCCTGGCCACGGTGATGATAGGCATCGTGCTGAAACTGCTGGTGCCGCGCTGGCCGACGCTGTTAATCGCTCTGGCCTTGAGCGGGTTGCTGGTATGGCTGTGGCCAGCGATGTTCGGCCATGTGCAATTAGTCAGCGCCTTTGTCGGACGGCCGCCGCCCTTCAGCCCGTTGCCGCTGGATCTGGACCTAGTGTTGCGCCTGCTGCCTAGCGCGGTGGCGGTCGGGATGCTCGGGCTGGTGACGAGCCTGTCGATTGCCCGCTCCTTGTCCGCGCGCTCGCAGCAGTTACTCGACGCCAATCAAGAAGTCCGCGCCCAGGGTTTCTCGAACATGGTCGGTGCGTTTTTTTCCGGGTCGCTGTCAGCCGGTTCCTTCACCCGCTCGGCCCTAAGCTATGACGCCGGAGCCTGCTCACCGTTGGCGGGGGTTTTTTCAGCGGTGTGGGTGGCGTTGTTCGCTATCTTCGGCGCGGTATTGATCGCGCACATTCCGATCCCGGCCATGGCCGGCAGCATTTTGTTGATCGCCTGGGGATTGGTCGACCATCGCGGCATTCGCGCCTTGTTGCGGGTCAGCCGTGCCGAGTTTCTGGTCATGGCGCTGACCTGTGTCGCGACGCTGTTGCTGGAGTTGCAAACGGCGATCTACGCCGGCGTGCTGGCCTCGTTGTTCTTCTACCTCAAACGCACCTCGCAACCACGGGTGCAGCATTGGCGTGAGGGCGACGAAGATATTCTGCGAGTCGGCGGTTCAATCTTTTTCGGCGCCAGCCATTACCTGCAAGTGCGCTTGCAACGGATGCACGGCGCACGGGTGGTGATCGAAGCGCAACAGATCAACTTCATCGACTATTCGGGCGTGGAAATGCTGCACCAGGAAGCGCGACGGCTACTACGCCAGGATCGCAGCCTGACCCTGCGGCGGGCACGGCCGCAGGTGGTGGAGGAATTGAGAAAGCTCGAAGGCGCGGAGAAATGCCCGATTCGCTTCGAAGATTGA
- the aroE gene encoding shikimate dehydrogenase, whose amino-acid sequence MDRYVVFGNPIGHSKSPLIHRLFAEQTGQKLDYSTLLAPLDDFSGCAQAFFREGRGANVTVPFKEDAYRLASSLTKRAQRAGAVNTLSKLADGSLLGDNTDGAGLVRDLTVNAGFSLAGKRILLLGAGGAVRGALEPLLAEQPASVIIANRTVEKAELLAELFADLGPVSASGFDWLQEPVDLIINATSASLSGDVPPIASSLIEPGKTVCYDMMYGKEPTSFCRWASEHGAAVAMDGLGMLAEQAAEAFYLWRGVRPDTAPVLAELRRQLAL is encoded by the coding sequence ATGGATCGTTACGTCGTATTCGGTAACCCGATTGGCCACAGCAAGTCGCCGCTGATCCACCGTTTGTTCGCCGAGCAGACGGGGCAAAAACTGGACTACAGCACTTTGCTGGCGCCCCTGGATGATTTTTCCGGCTGTGCCCAGGCATTTTTCCGCGAAGGGCGTGGGGCGAATGTGACGGTGCCGTTCAAGGAAGATGCCTATCGTTTGGCGAGCAGCTTGACCAAGCGGGCGCAGCGGGCCGGTGCGGTGAATACCCTGAGCAAACTGGCCGATGGCAGTCTGCTGGGCGACAACACCGACGGCGCCGGGCTGGTTCGGGACCTGACGGTTAATGCGGGTTTCAGCCTTGCGGGTAAGCGCATCCTGCTGCTCGGGGCCGGCGGTGCGGTGCGCGGTGCGCTGGAGCCGCTGCTGGCGGAGCAACCGGCGTCGGTGATCATCGCCAACCGCACGGTGGAAAAAGCCGAATTGCTGGCGGAATTGTTCGCGGATCTGGGGCCGGTGTCGGCCAGTGGCTTCGATTGGTTGCAGGAGCCGGTGGACCTGATCATCAACGCGACGTCCGCCAGTCTGTCAGGCGATGTACCACCGATTGCCAGCAGTTTGATCGAGCCGGGCAAGACGGTTTGCTACGACATGATGTACGGCAAGGAGCCGACCTCGTTCTGCCGCTGGGCCAGCGAGCACGGTGCGGCGGTGGCGATGGATGGCCTGGGAATGTTGGCCGAGCAGGCGGCGGAAGCTTTCTATTTGTGGCGCGGCGTGCGCCCGGATACAGCGCCGGTGTTGGCCGAACTCCGCCGGCAATTGGCGCTGTAG